A window of Haliscomenobacter hydrossis DSM 1100 contains these coding sequences:
- a CDS encoding transposase: MVSNEAGQMIEKWYFELAEKYPDKKCHEMIVMPNHFHCIIENMDVSQPGADAHDRPQGAHVGAPLRGRPDHHPDTPSPYGPENKKYHATVGDAMDWFKTMTTNEYIRGVKNEGWERFNGKLWHRNYWEHIIRTEMAYHDISNYIVNNPKNWNKDSFF, encoded by the coding sequence ATGGTATCAAATGAGGCCGGTCAAATGATTGAAAAATGGTATTTCGAATTGGCGGAAAAATACCCGGATAAAAAATGCCATGAAATGATCGTCATGCCCAATCATTTTCATTGTATCATCGAAAATATGGACGTATCGCAACCGGGGGCGGACGCCCATGACCGACCACAGGGCGCCCACGTAGGGGCGCCCCTACGTGGGCGCCCTGACCACCACCCCGACACCCCATCCCCATACGGCCCCGAAAATAAAAAATACCACGCCACTGTCGGCGATGCAATGGATTGGTTCAAAACAATGACCACCAACGAATACATCCGAGGCGTAAAAAATGAAGGTTGGGAACGATTCAATGGAAAGCTTTGGCACCGCAATTACTGGGAACACATCATCCGCACCGAAATGGCCTACCACGACATCTCTAATTATATTGTCAACAACCCGAAAAACTGGAACAAAGATTCCTTCTTTTGA
- a CDS encoding VCBS repeat-containing protein, whose translation MKQIAIAILALVCIVANGCKHKTTEPSAVSPTTLFSNMPSSITGIDFSNQIQYTEEYNPYTFRNFFNGSGVGLGDINNDGLIDIFFCANMESNRLYINKGNFQFEDITQKAGLSTKNVWSSGVAMVDVNGDGLLDIYVCKSGKPEGNRRYNELFINNGDLTFTEKAAEYGLADLGLSSHAAFFDYDRDGDLDCYLLNNSIKSVGGYDLVKGQRNIRDKKGGNKLYRNEGNKFVDVSEKAGIYGSKIGFGLGVTIGDVNRDGWPDIYVSNDFFEKDYLYLNQKDGTFHEELEDWIQELSFSSMGADMADLNNDGHPEIFVTDMLPETEARMKTKTNFEDWNKYQRNILNGYYRQFTRNVLQRNNGDGTFSEIGRMSGVFATDWSWGALMADLDNDGQKDIFVANGLLRDLTDQDYINFYSDPGNVQDLMKKKQGVITKMVDAMPSQAIPNYAFANQGNFSFQNKAEEWGLAEPSFSNGSAYGDLDNDGDLDLVVNNINMPAFVYRNNVDTLRKQKANYLSFELRGEGKNPFAIGAQVSIRHQGQTLFQELFPMRGFQSSVDYRLNFGLGTWTSIDTLVVAWPNGRYTLQTRVKSNQKLKLSQAQATLDESPLATPKSKPFLAKAPTGLAFRHQENEFSDFDRDRLIYQMMSYEGPKMAKGDINKDGLEDVFIGGAKDQAGAIFIQQAGGQFRRTVQAALETDKVCEDMDAIFFDADGDRDLDLYVCSGGNEFPSSSTALIDRLYFNDGSGNFTKSNQILPTFQFESTSCVDAADVDGDGDQDLFVGVRLRSFEYGTPVNGYVLRNDGRGTFSDATAQLAPELLNSGLYTDGRWVDIDRDSDPDLVVSGTWMPVRIFKNNQGQLREITAEAGLDKSNGFWTCIEPVDVDGDGDLDLLLGNLGSNTRLKADAAHPLTMYVNDFDGNGATEQFISIYERDRAFPFALLPDVVKQIPSLRKKYLKHADYQGQTIQDMFPPEALANALKWEVFTTQSSIAFNDGKGQFTLTPLPVEAQISSVYGMTVDDVDRDGKMDLLLAGNFFQAKPELGINAASYGLLLKGEGKGKFRPLHSAQSGFLVKGAVRDLKSLRSGNRKILLVAKNDDWTEMFIY comes from the coding sequence ATGAAACAGATAGCAATTGCCATTCTCGCCCTGGTGTGTATTGTGGCCAATGGGTGTAAACATAAAACAACGGAACCGTCAGCGGTCTCCCCTACTACCTTATTTTCCAACATGCCCAGCAGCATTACGGGCATCGATTTTTCCAATCAAATCCAGTACACCGAAGAATACAACCCCTACACCTTCCGGAATTTTTTCAATGGCAGTGGCGTAGGTTTGGGCGACATCAACAACGATGGCCTGATCGACATCTTCTTTTGCGCCAACATGGAAAGCAATCGCCTCTACATCAACAAAGGCAATTTCCAGTTTGAAGACATCACCCAAAAGGCCGGTTTGAGCACCAAAAACGTCTGGTCTTCGGGCGTGGCGATGGTGGATGTCAACGGTGATGGATTACTGGATATTTACGTCTGCAAATCGGGCAAACCCGAAGGCAATCGGCGCTACAACGAACTCTTCATCAACAATGGTGACCTCACTTTTACCGAAAAAGCCGCTGAATACGGCCTGGCCGACTTGGGTTTATCTTCCCACGCCGCCTTTTTTGACTACGACCGCGATGGTGACCTGGATTGTTATTTGCTCAACAATTCCATCAAATCCGTCGGAGGGTATGATCTGGTGAAAGGCCAACGCAACATCCGCGATAAAAAAGGAGGCAATAAACTCTACCGCAACGAGGGCAACAAGTTTGTCGACGTCAGTGAAAAAGCGGGGATTTATGGCAGCAAAATTGGCTTTGGCCTCGGCGTTACGATCGGTGATGTCAACCGCGACGGCTGGCCAGATATTTACGTCTCGAATGATTTTTTTGAAAAAGACTACCTCTACCTCAACCAAAAAGACGGCACTTTCCACGAAGAACTGGAGGACTGGATTCAGGAACTGAGTTTCAGCTCCATGGGGGCCGACATGGCCGACCTCAACAACGATGGCCACCCCGAAATCTTCGTCACCGATATGCTCCCGGAAACGGAAGCCCGCATGAAAACCAAAACCAATTTTGAAGATTGGAACAAATACCAGCGCAACATCCTCAACGGGTATTACCGCCAGTTTACCCGCAACGTATTACAGCGCAACAATGGCGATGGTACTTTTAGCGAAATTGGCCGTATGTCCGGGGTTTTCGCTACGGATTGGAGTTGGGGTGCCCTGATGGCCGACCTCGACAACGACGGCCAAAAAGACATTTTTGTAGCCAATGGACTCCTGCGCGACCTCACCGACCAGGATTACATCAATTTTTACTCCGACCCCGGCAATGTACAAGACCTCATGAAGAAAAAACAGGGGGTGATCACCAAAATGGTAGATGCCATGCCCTCCCAAGCCATTCCCAACTACGCTTTTGCCAATCAGGGCAATTTTTCTTTTCAAAACAAAGCCGAGGAGTGGGGACTGGCCGAACCCAGTTTTTCCAACGGTTCCGCTTATGGAGATTTGGACAACGACGGTGATCTGGATCTGGTGGTCAACAACATCAATATGCCTGCTTTTGTCTACCGCAACAATGTCGATACTTTGCGCAAGCAGAAAGCCAACTACCTCAGTTTTGAACTCCGGGGCGAAGGTAAGAACCCGTTTGCAATTGGAGCACAAGTGAGCATTCGGCACCAGGGACAGACCTTATTCCAGGAACTTTTTCCCATGCGGGGCTTTCAATCCTCGGTAGATTACCGCCTCAATTTTGGTTTAGGCACCTGGACATCGATAGACACCCTGGTCGTGGCCTGGCCCAATGGCCGTTACACCTTACAAACCCGGGTAAAAAGCAACCAAAAACTCAAATTATCGCAGGCTCAAGCCACGCTGGATGAATCACCACTGGCGACACCGAAGTCGAAGCCTTTTTTGGCCAAAGCACCCACTGGACTGGCTTTTCGCCACCAGGAAAATGAGTTTTCCGACTTTGACCGCGACCGGCTCATTTACCAAATGATGTCGTATGAAGGGCCTAAAATGGCCAAAGGAGACATCAACAAGGATGGCCTGGAGGACGTATTTATCGGCGGTGCAAAAGACCAGGCGGGTGCCATATTTATTCAACAAGCCGGAGGGCAATTTCGCCGCACTGTCCAAGCCGCTCTGGAGACCGATAAAGTTTGTGAAGACATGGACGCCATCTTTTTTGATGCCGATGGCGATCGAGACCTGGATTTGTACGTGTGTAGTGGCGGTAATGAATTTCCATCGAGTTCTACCGCCTTGATTGATCGTTTGTACTTCAATGACGGCAGTGGAAACTTCACCAAATCCAACCAAATCCTACCCACTTTTCAGTTCGAAAGCACCTCCTGTGTGGATGCAGCCGATGTTGATGGCGACGGAGATCAGGACTTGTTTGTGGGCGTGCGGTTGCGTTCTTTTGAATACGGCACACCCGTCAATGGGTACGTATTGCGCAACGATGGCCGCGGTACTTTCAGTGACGCCACGGCGCAGCTTGCTCCAGAACTGCTCAATTCGGGCTTGTACACCGATGGACGTTGGGTGGACATCGACCGCGACAGCGATCCCGATCTGGTGGTTTCCGGAACCTGGATGCCCGTGAGGATTTTTAAAAACAACCAGGGGCAACTCCGTGAAATCACCGCCGAGGCTGGCCTGGATAAAAGCAATGGATTCTGGACCTGTATCGAACCCGTAGATGTAGATGGCGATGGCGATCTTGATTTGCTACTGGGCAATCTGGGCAGCAATACCCGCCTCAAAGCCGACGCCGCCCATCCTTTGACCATGTACGTCAACGATTTTGATGGCAATGGGGCCACCGAGCAGTTCATCAGCATTTACGAAAGGGATCGTGCTTTCCCTTTTGCCCTTTTGCCCGATGTGGTGAAACAGATCCCATCGCTGCGCAAAAAATACCTGAAGCACGCCGACTACCAGGGACAAACCATCCAGGATATGTTTCCACCGGAAGCCCTGGCCAATGCCTTGAAATGGGAGGTATTCACCACCCAAAGCTCCATCGCTTTCAACGACGGAAAAGGGCAGTTCACCTTGACTCCCTTGCCTGTCGAAGCGCAAATTTCTTCGGTATACGGAATGACGGTGGATGATGTTGATCGCGACGGCAAAATGGATTTACTGTTGGCGGGCAATTTTTTTCAGGCAAAACCCGAGCTCGGCATCAACGCTGCCAGTTATGGGTTGTTGTTAAAAGGAGAGGGAAAAGGAAAGTTTCGTCCCCTGCATTCTGCGCAATCCGGTTTTCTGGTGAAGGGCGCTGTACGCGATTTGAAATCACTACGTTCAGGCAATCGCAAAATATTGTTGGTTGCCAAAAACGATGATTGGACGGAAATGTTCATTTATTGA